One Malus sylvestris chromosome 14, drMalSylv7.2, whole genome shotgun sequence DNA segment encodes these proteins:
- the LOC126598570 gene encoding histone deacetylase 6-like isoform X1 has translation MDSEGGASLPSGPDAKKRRVSYFYEPTVGDYYYGQGHPMKPHRIRMAHSLVVHYGLHRRMEINRPFPAGPIDIRRFHADDYVDFLASVTPETLADSVHSRHLKRFNVGEDCPVFDGLLGFCQASAGGSIGAAVKLNRQDADIAVNWAGGLHHAKKAEASGFCYVNDIVLGILELLKVHRRVLYVDIDVHHGDGVEEAFYTTDRVMTVSFHKFGDFFPGTGHIKDVGAGTGKNYALNVPLNDGMDDESFRSLFRPILRKVMEMYQPDAVVLQCGADSLSGDRLGCFNLSVRGHADCLRFLRSFNVPLMVLGGGGYTIRNVARCWCYETAVAVGVEPDNNLPYNEYYEYFGPDYTLHIAPSNMENLNTPKDMEKIRNALLEQLTRIPHTPSVPFQTTPPTTKVPEEVEEKLDERPKPRIWNGVIYDSDPEDDKHWIKFPTAARQHAVMDVWDDEDEMEEDKKHHHRHPSC, from the exons atggactcAGAAGGCGGAGCGTCACTGCCGTCAGGCCCAGACGCGAAGAAACGGCGAGTGAGCTACTTCTACGAGCCCACCGTCGGCGATTACTACTACGGCCAAGGCCACCCGATGAAGCCCCACCGTATCCGCATGGCCCACAGCCTAGTCGTCCATTACGGCCTCCACCGTCGGATGGAGATCAACCGCCCCTTTCCCGCCGGCCCCATCGACATCCGCCGCTTCCACGCCGACGACTACGTCGACTTCCTCGCCTCCGTCACCCCCGAGACCCTCGCCGATTCCGTCCACTCCCGTCACCTCAAGCGCTTCAACGTCGGCGAGGACTGCCCCGTATTTGACGGCCTCTTGGGTTTCTGCCAGGCCTCCGCCGGCGGCTCAATCGGCGCCGCCGTTAAGCTCAATCGCCAGGACGCCGACATCGCTGTCAACTGGGCCGGTGGGCTCCATCACGCCAAGAAGGCCGAGGCTTCTGGATTCTGCTATGTCAATGATATTGTGCTCGGCATTCTTGAGCTCCTCAAGGTTCACAGG CGTGTGCTTTATGTAGACATTGATGTGCACCATGGAGATGGAGTTGAGGAGGCATTTTACACTACTGATAGGGTCATGACTGTGTCTTTCCATAAGTTCGGGGATTTCTTTCCTGGCACCGGGCACATTAAAGACGTTGGGGCGGGGACTGGGAAAAACTACGCCCTGAATGTCCCGCTAAATGATGGAATGGATGACGAGAGTTTTCGTAGTTTGTTTCGGCCCATCCTCCGGAAAGTCATGGAGATGTATCAGCCAGACGCAGTTGTTCTTCAGTGTGGAGCGGATTCCTTGTCTGGTGATAGGTTGGGGTGCTTCAACTTGTCTGTCAGAGGCCATGCAGATTGTCTTCGTTTTCTTAGGTCTTTCAATGTTCCTCTGATGGTGTTGGGTGGTGGAGGTTATACAATTCGTAATGTGGCCCGTTGCTGGTGTTATGAG ACAGCAGTGGCGGTCGGGGTGGAGCCTGATAATAATTTGCCTTACAATGAATACTATGAGTATTTTGGACCAGATTACACTCTTCACATTGCCCCATCCAACATGGAAAATCTAAACACGCCCAAAGATATGGAGAAAATAAG gAATGCACTGCTCGAGCAACTTACTCGAATACCTCATACACCCAGTGTTCCTTTCCAGACAACACCACCAACTACAAAAGTTCCAGAAGAG GTGGAAGAGAAATTGGACGAAAGACCAAAGCCTCGCATTTGGAACGGCGTTATTTATGACTCTGATCCTGAAGACGACAAGCATTGGATTAAATTCCCCACCGCTGCTCGTCAGCACGCTGTTATGGATGTGTg GGATGACGAAGATGAGatggaagaagataaaaagcatcatcatcgtcatcctTCGTGCTGA
- the LOC126598570 gene encoding histone deacetylase 6-like isoform X2, with product MDSEGGASLPSGPDAKKRRVSYFYEPTVGDYYYGQGHPMKPHRIRMAHSLVVHYGLHRRMEINRPFPAGPIDIRRFHADDYVDFLASVTPETLADSVHSRHLKRFNVGEDCPVFDGLLGFCQASAGGSIGAAVKLNRQDADIAVNWAGGLHHAKKAEASGFCYVNDIVLGILELLKVHRRVLYVDIDVHHGDGVEEAFYTTDRVMTVSFHKFGDFFPGTGHIKDVGAGTGKNYALNVPLNDGMDDESFRSLFRPILRKVMEMYQPDAVVLQCGADSLSGDRLGCFNLSVRGHADCLRFLRSFNVPLMVLGGGGYTIRNVARCWCYETAVAVGVEPDNNLPYNEYYEYFGPDYTLHIAPSNMENLNTPKDMEKIRNALLEQLTRIPHTPSVPFQTTPPTTKVPEEVEEKLDERPKPRIWNGVIYDSDPEDDKHWIKFPTAARQHAVMDV from the exons atggactcAGAAGGCGGAGCGTCACTGCCGTCAGGCCCAGACGCGAAGAAACGGCGAGTGAGCTACTTCTACGAGCCCACCGTCGGCGATTACTACTACGGCCAAGGCCACCCGATGAAGCCCCACCGTATCCGCATGGCCCACAGCCTAGTCGTCCATTACGGCCTCCACCGTCGGATGGAGATCAACCGCCCCTTTCCCGCCGGCCCCATCGACATCCGCCGCTTCCACGCCGACGACTACGTCGACTTCCTCGCCTCCGTCACCCCCGAGACCCTCGCCGATTCCGTCCACTCCCGTCACCTCAAGCGCTTCAACGTCGGCGAGGACTGCCCCGTATTTGACGGCCTCTTGGGTTTCTGCCAGGCCTCCGCCGGCGGCTCAATCGGCGCCGCCGTTAAGCTCAATCGCCAGGACGCCGACATCGCTGTCAACTGGGCCGGTGGGCTCCATCACGCCAAGAAGGCCGAGGCTTCTGGATTCTGCTATGTCAATGATATTGTGCTCGGCATTCTTGAGCTCCTCAAGGTTCACAGG CGTGTGCTTTATGTAGACATTGATGTGCACCATGGAGATGGAGTTGAGGAGGCATTTTACACTACTGATAGGGTCATGACTGTGTCTTTCCATAAGTTCGGGGATTTCTTTCCTGGCACCGGGCACATTAAAGACGTTGGGGCGGGGACTGGGAAAAACTACGCCCTGAATGTCCCGCTAAATGATGGAATGGATGACGAGAGTTTTCGTAGTTTGTTTCGGCCCATCCTCCGGAAAGTCATGGAGATGTATCAGCCAGACGCAGTTGTTCTTCAGTGTGGAGCGGATTCCTTGTCTGGTGATAGGTTGGGGTGCTTCAACTTGTCTGTCAGAGGCCATGCAGATTGTCTTCGTTTTCTTAGGTCTTTCAATGTTCCTCTGATGGTGTTGGGTGGTGGAGGTTATACAATTCGTAATGTGGCCCGTTGCTGGTGTTATGAG ACAGCAGTGGCGGTCGGGGTGGAGCCTGATAATAATTTGCCTTACAATGAATACTATGAGTATTTTGGACCAGATTACACTCTTCACATTGCCCCATCCAACATGGAAAATCTAAACACGCCCAAAGATATGGAGAAAATAAG gAATGCACTGCTCGAGCAACTTACTCGAATACCTCATACACCCAGTGTTCCTTTCCAGACAACACCACCAACTACAAAAGTTCCAGAAGAG GTGGAAGAGAAATTGGACGAAAGACCAAAGCCTCGCATTTGGAACGGCGTTATTTATGACTCTGATCCTGAAGACGACAAGCATTGGATTAAATTCCCCACCGCTGCTCGTCAGCACGCTGTTATGGATGTGTg A
- the LOC126598577 gene encoding uncharacterized protein LOC126598577 → MAPPREDVKILAKFKSMHNYIRVLEVSKRAVDPFTSSRLLLDNPGNIHSISFIFKSLTSTYFDVFTLPPIIPPGPIGILGFRAGSAARSILDLYPEVVVHGWELDPSVIGVGREYFGLSKLERQYTDRLIIHVGDAFKASTRGGSCVEAEDSLRHGKLVTEETLKEMQRVFGDKLFVLSLGNR, encoded by the coding sequence ATGGCACCCCCGCGCGAGGATGTCAAAATCCTCGCCAAATTCAAGTCCATGCACAACTACATTCGGGTCCTCGAGGTCTCGAAAAGGGCTGTCGACCCCTTTACCAGCTCAAGACTCCTCCTTGACAACCCTGGAAACATCCACAGCATCTCTTTCATTTTCAAGTCCCTCACAAGCACTTACTTCGACGTCTTCACCTTGCCGCCGATTATCCCTCCCGGACCCATCGGCATTCTTGGGTTCAGGGCGGGATCCGCAGCAAGGTCGATTCTTGATCTGTACCCAGAAGTTGTGGTTCATGGGTGGGAGCTTGACCCATCTGTGATTGGTGTGGGCAGAGAGTACTTTGGACTCTCAAAGCTTGAGAGGCAATACACAGATAGGCTTATAATTCATGTCGGAGATGCCTTCAAAGCCAGCACTCGAGGAGGTAGCTGTGTGGAGGCTGAAGATTCACTGAGACATGGGAAATTGGTTACGGAAGAAACTCTGAAGGAAATGCAACGGGTTTTTGGAGACAAGCTTTTCGTGTTGAGTCTTGGGAATCGATAG
- the LOC126598574 gene encoding class V chitinase CHIT5a-like gives MASTQATREVFINSTIQVARKYGFHGVDLVWVFPKDAAEMSNLALLYKEWRKALNNEPRVTGKPRLLLTSAVYYASKFTFYGGSRSYPAGAISKYLDWANPMCYDYHGSWENFIGMNTALDDSNSNISTRYGIGSWIEAGVPPKKLVVGLPLYGRTLTLKDSKVNGIGAPALGVGSWDGVLVYHQIVHFNKRTNATVVFDTESASYYSYSGSSWIGYDGVRSVNVKVRCEVVGLGRILLLGSGPVQ, from the coding sequence ATGGCTTCCACGCAGGCGACCAGAGAAGTTTTCATCAACTCCACAATTCAGGTGGCTCGAAAATACGGGTTCCACGGCGTTGACTTGGTCTGGGTATTTCCTAAGGATGCTGCGGAAATGTCAAATCTTGCCTTGTTATACAAGGAATGGAGAAAGGCTCTAAATAATGAGCCTAGAGTTACCGGGAAGCCCCGTTTACTTTTAACCTCCGCGGTATATTATGCATCGAAATTTACTTTTTACGGCGGTTCGAGATCGTATCCGGCCGGGGCAATAAGTAAATATTTAGATTGGGCCAACCCAATGTGCTATGATTATCATGGGTCATGGGAAAATTTCATCGGGATGAATACTGCGTTGGATGATTCCAACAGTAATATTAGTACTCGTTACGGAATCGGGTCGTGGATTGAAGCCGGTGTCCCACCCAAAAAGCTGGTCGTGGGTCTGCCTTTGTACGGGCGGACTTTGACGCTCAAGGACTCGAAAGTGAACGGGATCGGGGCACCGGCTTTGGGTGTGGGCTCTTGGGATGGTGTTTTGGTTTATCACCAAATCGTTCATTTTAACAAGAGAACCAATGCAACAGTTGTGTTTGATACCGAATCAGCGTCTTACTATTCTTATTCGGGTAGCTCTTGGATCGGGTATGATGGTGTCCGGTCCGTGAACGTGAAGGTCCGGTGCGAAGTCGTTGGGCTTGGGCGGATACTTCTCTTGGGCTCTGGGCCAGTACAATGA